One segment of Brassica napus cultivar Da-Ae chromosome C3, Da-Ae, whole genome shotgun sequence DNA contains the following:
- the LOC106352994 gene encoding uncharacterized protein LOC106352994 — protein MAMFKALSFLFVLCFKIHGTMATTHENSSFSFDGFAKSPTFDKDVSLFGDSKLVSSTSSIQLTDSVSGSVGGVLYKKPIKLLQGKERRNSLSFSTHFSFSMPNEISDVMGFVMVPTSFDLGLLGKKDTTSSSALGFLFRYAKNETVVGFEFDVSSGGNRARILIGSQIRNLSFRGDLMMEKGGRLSCMVEYEASSKRMMVRFRKAGSVKMYDPFFSFSVDLEELWSGGEFMVGLSSANGNSSNAHFLYSWGVEIWHPPPVWMHSEPLQPYEALEAEKSTEEEVGVERNGCLWGMLGVLVLGAVCGALGAVLALCLWTLCGVRRSMVVVPEECPVKTVSVIVIEEGK, from the coding sequence ATGGCGATGTTCAAAGCCCTATCCTTTCTGTTTGTTCTGTGCTTCAAGATTCATGGAACCATGGCTACTACACACGAGAACTCCTCCTTTTCATTTGATGGGTTCGCAAAGTCTCCAACTTTTGACAAGGATGTGTCTCTGTTCGGAGATTCGAAGCTAGTCAGTTCCACTTCTTCGATTCAGCTGACTGACTCAGTGAGTGGAAGCGTGGGAGGAGTCCTTTACAAGAAACCCATCAAGCTTCTCCAAGGTAAAGAGAGGAGGAACTCGTTGTCTTTCTCCACTCACTTCTCCTTCTCGATGCCTAACGAGATTAGTGACGTCATGGGTTTTGTAATGGTTCCGACAAGTTTTGATCTTGGTCTGCTCGGTAAGAAAGACACCACCTCCTCCTCTGCTTTAGGGTTTCTGTTTCGATACGCAAAGAACGAGACGGTTGTTGGCTTTGAGTTTGATGTATCCAGTGGAGGCAACCGTGCGAGAATCTTGATAGGTTCTCAAATTAGAAACCTTTCGTTTAGGGGTGACTTGATGATGGAGAAAGGAGGGAGGCTGAGCTGTATGGTTGAGTATGAGGCGAGTTCTAAGAGAATGATGGTTCGGTTTAGAAAAGCCGGTTCGGTTAAGATGTATGATCCGTTCTTCTCTTTCTCGGTGGACTTGGAGGAGCTTTGGAGTGGTGGTGAGTTCATGGTGGGGTTGAGCTCTGCAAACGGGAACTCTTCAAATGCGCATTTTCTATATTCGTGGGGGGTTGAGATATGGCATCCTCCTCCGGTGTGGATGCATTCAGAGCCGCTTCAGCCGTATGAAGCATTGGAGGCTGAGAAATCCACGGAGGAGGAAGTGGGTGTTGAGAGAAACGGGTGTTTATGGGGGATGCTTGGTGTTTTGGTGTTGGGTGCAGTGTGTGGAGCCTTGGGAGCAGTGTTGGCTTTGTGTCTATGGACATTATGTGGTGTGAGGCGGTCTATGGTGGTGGTTCCAGAGGAATGTCCTGTGAAAACTGTGAGTGTTATTGTTATTGAAGAAGGCAAGTAG